The following coding sequences are from one Devosia yakushimensis window:
- the coaD gene encoding pantetheine-phosphate adenylyltransferase: MTKLVGFYPGSFDPLTNGHLDVIERACKLVDTLVVAVGINAGKKTPLFAHSDRLEILQQVLAPVGKRTDTEFRIVDFSGLMVNAAREHGAKLIIRGLRDTTDYNYEMQMVGMNAQMAPDLQTVFLPSSPPVRHISATLVRQIAEMGGDISAFVPQIVLKALKSK; the protein is encoded by the coding sequence ATGACCAAGCTCGTCGGATTTTATCCTGGCTCGTTCGATCCTTTGACCAATGGGCATCTCGATGTCATCGAGCGGGCCTGCAAGCTGGTCGATACGCTCGTCGTCGCGGTTGGCATCAATGCCGGCAAGAAGACGCCGCTTTTTGCCCATTCCGACCGGCTGGAGATTCTGCAGCAGGTGCTGGCCCCGGTCGGCAAGCGCACCGATACCGAATTCAGAATCGTCGATTTCTCCGGCCTCATGGTCAATGCGGCGCGCGAGCACGGCGCCAAGCTGATCATCCGCGGCCTGCGCGACACCACCGATTACAATTACGAAATGCAGATGGTGGGGATGAACGCCCAGATGGCGCCCGATCTGCAGACCGTGTTCCTGCCCTCCAGCCCGCCTGTGCGGCATATCTCGGCCACATTGGTGCGCCAGATCGCCGAGATGGGCGGCGATATTTCCGCCTTTGTCCCGCAAATCGTACTCAAGGCCCTGAAATCGAAATGA
- a CDS encoding GNAT family N-acetyltransferase, producing MKILDLNDTPDLKPIVADRIWQAFWRPYGAALSDVETALADVLAGGPFRFSLVATDGEQFLGTATAIESDLAARPLLSPWIAALWVEPEMRGQGIAEALLKVATARLFEQGMSPVYLCAKPHMQGFYQRLGWSLMEQDVGPDRLDVFTRHAVQRLHSVINP from the coding sequence ATGAAGATTCTGGATCTGAACGACACCCCCGATCTCAAACCCATCGTCGCCGACCGAATCTGGCAGGCATTTTGGCGCCCATACGGCGCCGCGCTCAGCGATGTCGAAACAGCCCTGGCCGACGTTCTGGCAGGCGGACCATTCCGCTTCAGTCTCGTCGCGACCGATGGCGAGCAGTTCCTCGGCACCGCGACAGCCATAGAATCCGACCTGGCCGCCCGGCCGCTTCTTTCCCCCTGGATCGCGGCCCTCTGGGTCGAGCCCGAAATGCGCGGGCAGGGGATTGCCGAAGCCCTGCTCAAAGTCGCCACGGCAAGGCTCTTCGAACAGGGCATGTCGCCGGTCTATCTCTGCGCCAAGCCGCATATGCAGGGCTTCTATCAGCGGCTCGGCTGGAGCCTGATGGAGCAGGATGTCGGGCCCGACAGGCTCGACGTGTTCACGCGCCACGCGGTTCAGCGCTTGCATTCAGTCATCAACCCATGA
- a CDS encoding MFS transporter, whose amino-acid sequence MADPQSSGYRSLMALPAPRWLAAASLPADFADWLDYAAVVALLVFVWGEGPFVMALFALALTLPYVTAGPLLSMVVDRSPLGRVLFLSNLGRGVVTLALLFAPNTAIVLILVFVRGCVDSAFNPARQAAIQATTPPEMLSAANGLHQAINQTSKIAGPALGGLLLAVMPAQGVFGINAVLSLVAAAIVLRLNLPARPPSEPQGDFRSELLAGAAEFRRSRLLLAALVFSAIAYFAFFLYDTLIALLADEFGYGPTAFGLSIAASGAGGLFAAMLAGRVTAKNPIGGMITGAFVAGIIACLIAAAAITDLKPPVLLFFLTMAIAAGSTTFMLVPYRTIIQAEAPPDRIARVFAAGEAVTMAVMLSAPFIGSVIATAYGTGMAFLAGGVVLLVLASAALIVQRSGAIR is encoded by the coding sequence ATGGCCGATCCGCAATCGTCCGGTTACCGGTCGCTCATGGCGCTGCCGGCGCCACGCTGGCTGGCCGCGGCGAGCCTGCCGGCCGATTTCGCCGATTGGCTGGACTATGCCGCCGTGGTGGCGCTGCTGGTCTTTGTGTGGGGCGAGGGGCCTTTCGTCATGGCGCTCTTCGCCCTGGCATTGACGCTACCCTATGTAACGGCCGGCCCGCTGCTCTCGATGGTTGTCGACCGCTCGCCTTTGGGGCGCGTGCTTTTTCTCAGCAATCTGGGCCGGGGCGTGGTTACCCTGGCGCTGCTCTTCGCGCCCAATACGGCGATCGTGCTGATCCTGGTCTTTGTGCGCGGCTGCGTTGATTCTGCCTTCAATCCGGCTCGCCAGGCGGCCATCCAGGCCACGACCCCGCCGGAAATGCTCTCGGCCGCCAATGGCCTGCACCAAGCCATCAACCAGACCTCCAAGATCGCGGGACCCGCGCTGGGCGGCCTTTTGCTGGCGGTCATGCCGGCCCAGGGCGTGTTCGGCATTAATGCCGTGCTCTCCCTTGTCGCCGCCGCCATTGTCCTGCGGCTCAACCTGCCGGCCCGGCCACCATCGGAACCGCAGGGCGATTTCCGCTCCGAACTTCTGGCCGGCGCCGCCGAATTCCGCCGCAGCCGCCTGCTGCTGGCCGCGCTGGTGTTCTCGGCCATCGCCTATTTCGCCTTCTTCCTCTACGACACGCTGATCGCCCTGCTGGCCGACGAATTCGGCTATGGCCCGACAGCCTTCGGCCTTTCCATCGCCGCCTCCGGCGCCGGTGGCCTCTTTGCCGCCATGCTGGCCGGGCGGGTCACCGCCAAAAATCCCATTGGCGGCATGATCACCGGCGCATTCGTCGCCGGCATCATTGCCTGCCTCATCGCCGCAGCGGCCATAACGGACCTCAAGCCACCTGTCCTGCTCTTCTTCCTCACCATGGCCATCGCCGCCGGCTCCACCACCTTCATGCTCGTGCCCTACCGCACCATCATCCAGGCCGAAGCCCCGCCTGACCGCATTGCCCGCGTCTTCGCCGCCGGGGAGGCCGTCACCATGGCCGTCATGCTCTCGGCCCCCTTTATCGGCAGCGTCATCGCCACCGCCTACGGCACCGGCATGGCCTTCCTGGCGGGTGGCGTCGTGCTGCTGGTGCTGGCATCGGCAGCCCTCATCGTGCAGCGCAGCGGCGCAATCCGATGA
- a CDS encoding LysE family translocator — protein sequence MIDPAIILPYILACLLFSIIPGPSVSVVIANSLAGGTKAGLFTILGTELSMLSMVFIVAIGLEAVMNVVSGAFEIIKLVGAAYLIWIGWKMFRSSGRLNFADGARLPIGRYIWQGALTNWSNPKTLLFLSAFLPQFIDVSRPAFGQIMILGLIVMAVATASDCLYAVAAGQARHLLTAARVRLVNRVSGVILMMGGVWLALQKRA from the coding sequence ATGATCGACCCCGCAATCATTCTGCCTTACATCCTGGCCTGCCTGCTGTTCTCCATCATTCCCGGGCCGTCGGTATCGGTGGTGATCGCCAATTCGCTAGCGGGCGGCACTAAAGCGGGGCTCTTCACCATTTTGGGGACCGAATTGAGCATGCTCAGCATGGTCTTCATCGTCGCCATTGGCCTTGAGGCCGTGATGAACGTCGTCTCCGGTGCCTTCGAAATCATCAAACTGGTCGGCGCCGCCTATCTGATCTGGATCGGCTGGAAAATGTTCCGCTCTTCCGGCCGGCTCAATTTCGCCGATGGCGCGCGCCTGCCGATCGGCCGCTATATCTGGCAGGGTGCCCTGACCAATTGGTCCAATCCCAAAACCCTGCTGTTCCTCAGCGCCTTCCTACCCCAATTCATCGATGTGAGCCGGCCCGCCTTTGGCCAGATCATGATCCTGGGCCTCATCGTCATGGCCGTCGCTACCGCCAGCGATTGCCTCTATGCCGTGGCAGCCGGGCAGGCCCGGCACCTGCTGACCGCGGCCCGTGTACGGCTGGTCAACCGGGTTTCGGGCGTCATCCTGATGATGGGCGGCGTGTGGCTGGCTCTGCAGAAACGCGCCTGA